Proteins from one Streptosporangium becharense genomic window:
- the hutI gene encoding imidazolonepropionase: protein MTVRLLTNIGRLWTGNDVFSNAAILVHNDRIAWVGRAADLPQSVPGVVDDIVDVDHVENLGGALVTPGLIDAHTHPVYAGNRYAEMAMRSGGSTPSAITAAGGGIGSTVTVTRGTDPWTLCNGVRERLRAWLLNGTTTVEAKTGYHLTRDGELADVRLLRELEKEPMMPRVHVTFMAAHVVPPEYFGRQRDYVEAVGAWCADAAAAGADSVDVYCDEGHFTAEEAHWVLASGRSVGLLPRVHAGAYSRRGAVQLAAELGCASADLLHHTTDEDIAVLARYGVPAVVCPGTALQRGSLPPVRRMLAQGVTVALGSDHNPGHCGITSMSLVISLAVAAFGMSVGDALRAATLGGATVLGVPDRGVLTPGRLADIVQWDADHEGAFAWAFGLKPRRVWRGGTPVQ from the coding sequence GTGACGGTCCGCCTTCTGACCAACATCGGCCGGCTCTGGACTGGAAACGACGTATTCAGTAACGCGGCGATCCTCGTCCACAACGACCGGATCGCCTGGGTCGGCCGCGCCGCGGACCTGCCCCAGAGCGTTCCCGGCGTCGTGGACGACATCGTCGACGTCGACCATGTGGAGAACCTGGGCGGTGCGCTGGTCACCCCCGGCCTCATCGACGCCCACACCCACCCCGTCTACGCCGGCAACCGCTACGCCGAGATGGCGATGCGATCCGGCGGCTCCACCCCGTCCGCGATCACCGCGGCGGGCGGCGGCATCGGGTCCACCGTCACGGTGACCCGCGGGACCGACCCGTGGACGCTCTGCAACGGCGTCCGCGAGCGGCTGCGCGCCTGGCTGCTCAACGGCACCACCACGGTCGAGGCCAAGACCGGCTACCACCTGACCCGCGACGGGGAGCTGGCCGACGTGCGGCTCCTGCGCGAGCTGGAGAAGGAGCCGATGATGCCGCGGGTGCACGTGACCTTCATGGCCGCGCACGTCGTCCCGCCGGAATACTTCGGCCGCCAGCGCGACTACGTCGAGGCGGTGGGCGCCTGGTGCGCCGACGCCGCCGCGGCCGGCGCCGACAGCGTCGACGTCTACTGCGACGAGGGTCACTTCACCGCCGAGGAGGCCCACTGGGTCCTCGCCTCCGGGCGTAGCGTCGGCCTGCTGCCCCGCGTCCACGCCGGCGCCTACAGCCGTCGCGGCGCCGTCCAGCTCGCCGCCGAGCTCGGGTGCGCCTCGGCGGACCTGCTCCACCACACCACCGACGAGGACATCGCCGTCCTGGCCCGCTACGGGGTGCCCGCCGTGGTCTGCCCGGGGACCGCACTCCAGCGCGGCAGCCTGCCCCCGGTCCGCCGGATGCTCGCCCAGGGTGTCACCGTCGCACTCGGCAGCGACCACAACCCCGGCCACTGCGGGATCACCTCGATGTCACTGGTGATCAGCCTCGCCGTGGCGGCCTTCGGGATGAGCGTCGGCGACGCCCTGCGGGCGGCGACCCTCGGCGGCGCCACCGTCCTGGGCGTGCCCGACCGGGGCGTGCTGACCCCCGGCCGGCTGGCCGACATCGTCCAGTGGGACGCCGACCACGAAGGCGCCTTCGCCTGGGCCTTCGGTCTCAAGCCGCGCCGCGTCTGGCGCGGCGGCACCCCCGTTCAATAA
- a CDS encoding STAS domain-containing protein, which produces MGVTLSIHADAGRRRIEELLHEQEDRVFKRWLEIAGNSAGGQADRAGLPGQLREIYQALRRSLGDSGDFSDLRGLLAELSQTRARQGFTPTDTAIVVFGLKEALHGVIEDDGSPEAAKAFIWFSRVIDDLGLFTIETYSATREKIIADQAEQLLELSTPVVKLWEGIVAVPLVGTLDSARTQVVMEKLLQTLVDTGSEHAVIDITGVPAVDTEVAQHLLKTVVAARLMGAECVISGIRPQIAHTIVTLGIEFGDIVTKATLADALAHTLRASGVQFLKGRQSRIAMRTVEE; this is translated from the coding sequence ATGGGAGTCACCTTGTCCATCCACGCGGACGCCGGCCGGCGTCGCATCGAAGAACTCCTTCACGAACAGGAGGACCGCGTTTTCAAGCGATGGCTTGAGATCGCCGGCAACTCGGCCGGCGGCCAGGCCGACCGGGCCGGGCTGCCCGGTCAGCTCCGTGAGATCTACCAGGCGCTGCGCCGGTCGCTCGGCGACTCCGGCGACTTCAGCGACCTGCGCGGCCTGCTCGCCGAACTCTCCCAGACACGCGCGCGCCAGGGTTTCACCCCGACCGACACCGCGATCGTGGTCTTCGGGTTGAAGGAGGCACTGCATGGGGTGATCGAGGACGACGGCTCCCCCGAGGCGGCCAAGGCCTTCATCTGGTTCTCCCGCGTCATCGACGACCTGGGGCTCTTCACCATCGAGACCTACTCGGCGACCCGGGAGAAGATCATCGCCGACCAGGCGGAACAGCTCCTGGAGCTGTCCACCCCGGTGGTGAAGCTGTGGGAGGGCATCGTGGCGGTGCCGTTGGTCGGCACGCTCGACTCGGCCCGGACCCAGGTGGTCATGGAGAAGCTGCTGCAGACGCTGGTCGACACCGGCTCCGAGCACGCCGTCATCGACATCACGGGTGTGCCCGCCGTGGACACCGAGGTGGCCCAGCACCTGCTCAAGACCGTGGTCGCGGCCCGGCTGATGGGCGCCGAGTGCGTGATCTCCGGTATCCGCCCGCAGATCGCCCATACCATCGTCACCCTGGGCATCGAGTTCGGCGACATCGTGACCAAGGCCACGCTCGCCGACGCCCTCGCCCACACGTTGCGGGCCAGCGGCGTACAGTTCCTCAAGGGCAGGCAGTCGCGCATCGCCATGCGGACGGTGGAGGAATGA
- a CDS encoding STAS domain-containing protein, whose translation MDRVPILKLGDVLIVSIQIDLHDQSVLVLQEDLSEKVVETGARGVIIDISAVEIVDSFIGRMLATIAAISRMLDAETIVVGMRPAVAITLVELGLSLGGVRTALNLEKGVALLNQIENSQIVAASQ comes from the coding sequence ATGGACCGGGTCCCCATCCTCAAGCTCGGTGACGTCCTCATCGTCTCCATCCAGATCGACCTGCACGACCAGAGCGTGCTGGTGCTCCAGGAGGACCTGTCGGAGAAGGTGGTCGAGACCGGAGCGCGAGGCGTGATCATCGACATCTCCGCGGTGGAGATCGTCGACTCGTTCATCGGCCGCATGCTGGCCACCATCGCGGCGATCTCCCGCATGCTCGACGCCGAGACCATCGTCGTCGGCATGCGGCCAGCGGTCGCGATCACCCTCGTCGAGCTGGGCCTCTCCCTCGGCGGCGTACGCACGGCGCTGAATCTGGAGAAGGGCGTCGCGTTGCTGAACCAGATCGAGAACTCGCAGATCGTCGCGGCCTCGCAGTGA
- a CDS encoding anti-sigma regulatory factor, whose translation MTASGELPITGNGDVVLVRQNVRTAAVNIGLSLIDQTKIVTAASELARNALVYAGGGQVRIEVVDNGLRRGLKLTFSDDGPGIPDIEQALTDGWTTGNGLGLGLSGSRRLVDEFDLTSAPGEGTRITVTKWAR comes from the coding sequence GTGACGGCTTCCGGCGAACTGCCCATCACCGGAAACGGCGACGTCGTCCTGGTCCGCCAGAACGTCAGGACCGCCGCGGTGAACATCGGGCTCTCCCTGATCGACCAGACCAAGATCGTTACTGCGGCCAGTGAACTGGCGCGCAACGCGCTGGTCTACGCGGGAGGCGGGCAGGTGCGGATCGAGGTGGTGGACAACGGCCTGCGCAGGGGCCTGAAGCTCACGTTCAGCGACGACGGGCCCGGCATCCCCGACATCGAGCAGGCGCTCACCGACGGGTGGACCACCGGCAACGGCCTCGGCCTCGGGCTGAGCGGTTCCCGCCGTCTGGTCGACGAGTTCGACCTGACCTCGGCCCCCGGTGAGGGCACCCGGATCACGGTGACCAAGTGGGCACGTTGA
- a CDS encoding SpoIIE family protein phosphatase, producing the protein MGTLIRSQNDVWVRAEDASAIGALRRTAVALAGRRGFGEEDVGRVAVAVSEAASNLVKHAVEGIMLIRPHPELDTAVEVLAVDRGPGMGDVARALRDGYSTTGTLGIGLGGITRMASGYEVHSIPGRGTVLGMYFVAHDSPHPASLASGVTRPIGVESVCGDAFVIAETGDTMTAMLCDGLGHGGAAAQASQQAARIFAEHAETDPTPVALLERIHRGLNHTRGGAVAVARVDRAAGKASFAGLGNVSAWIVHQDGRQGMVSVPGIAGHQARTLRQYEYTVPPHGVVVLHSDGLSERWDITTYPGLVTRLPSVIAATLLRDAGTRRDDACVVALRPGV; encoded by the coding sequence GTGGGCACGTTGATCCGCTCGCAGAACGACGTCTGGGTGCGCGCCGAGGACGCCAGCGCCATCGGCGCGCTGCGCCGGACGGCCGTGGCGCTCGCCGGACGACGCGGGTTCGGTGAGGAGGACGTCGGCCGGGTGGCGGTCGCGGTGAGCGAGGCGGCGTCGAACCTCGTCAAGCACGCGGTCGAGGGCATCATGCTGATCCGGCCGCACCCTGAGCTGGACACGGCGGTGGAGGTCCTCGCGGTCGACCGGGGGCCGGGAATGGGAGACGTGGCCCGGGCCCTGCGCGACGGCTACTCCACGACCGGAACCCTCGGCATCGGGCTGGGGGGAATCACCCGGATGGCCAGCGGTTATGAGGTTCATTCCATACCCGGCCGGGGCACTGTGCTCGGCATGTACTTCGTCGCGCACGACTCCCCGCATCCCGCCTCGCTGGCCAGCGGGGTGACCCGGCCGATCGGCGTGGAGAGCGTCTGCGGCGACGCCTTTGTGATCGCCGAGACGGGCGACACGATGACCGCGATGCTCTGCGACGGGCTCGGCCACGGCGGCGCGGCCGCCCAGGCGTCCCAGCAGGCCGCGCGGATCTTCGCCGAGCACGCCGAGACCGATCCCACCCCGGTCGCCCTCCTGGAACGGATCCACCGGGGCCTGAACCACACCAGGGGCGGCGCCGTCGCCGTCGCCCGCGTCGACAGGGCGGCGGGAAAGGCGAGTTTCGCCGGTCTCGGCAACGTCTCGGCGTGGATCGTCCACCAGGACGGCCGGCAGGGCATGGTCTCGGTCCCGGGCATCGCGGGCCACCAGGCCAGGACCCTACGGCAGTACGAGTACACGGTGCCTCCGCACGGCGTCGTCGTGCTCCACTCCGACGGGCTCTCCGAGCGCTGGGACATCACCACCTATCCGGGTCTGGTCACGCGGCTGCCCTCCGTCATCGCCGCCACACTGCTGCGCGACGCCGGAACGCGCAGAGACGACGCCTGCGTGGTCGCCCTGAGGCCGGGCGTATGA